From Nicotiana tabacum cultivar K326 chromosome 15, ASM71507v2, whole genome shotgun sequence, the proteins below share one genomic window:
- the LOC107779407 gene encoding U-box domain-containing protein 52-like — MWHPPQGVHGERMHPPNKLIAVAIDKDRGSQIALKWTVDHLLARGQTVLLIHVKLKQSATSTGQSTPTTCLDLDCPMDYLLSDLTETCDTESNQISDEAGSGNSELDPQTKELFLPFRVFCTRKDVQCHDVVLDDTDVVKAIVEYVNRTGIEVLILGATTRGGLLRFKAKDIPGGILKGVPDFCTVHVISKSAKIASTRAASRPAPFVHPLRHQLMQPASTKFAPFEGSTPSAASSRGPFSGGPKPVCDPPPSTLQSDTMNIKSPFTHRKGPNGKPYEISLPDTDISYVSSGRPSIDNIYSSFSDGYDGGGPTPPRLSGFSDFETQSFDSTQFGRRSVDTLTPPELSHSSIESDRPSVSQGPVDDMEAEMRRLKQELKQTMELYSTACREALTAKQKAMELQRWKQEEQRRLEEARLAEEAALALAEKEKAKSRAAIEHAEAAQRLAELEAQKRISAEMKALKEAEEKNKILNKLTNSDFRYRKYTIEEIESATDYFAQTRKIGEGGYGPVYKCYLDHTPVAVKVLRPDAAHGRQQFQQEVEVLSCIRHPNMVLLLGACPEYGCLVYEYMSNGSLEDRLFHRGKTPPLSWQQRFRIAAEIATGLLFLHQSKPEPLVHRDLKPGNILLDRNFVSKISDVGLARLVPPSVADTVTQYRMTSTAGTFCYIDPEYQQTGMLGVKSDVYSLGIIFLQILTAKPPMGLTHYVDRAIEKGTFNEMLDPAIPDWPVNEALSLAKLSLQCSELRRKDRPDLGKVVLPQLERLRALAEDNTCPSLMYNSNFSPNHSQVSLSRDNLSYPNTMPSSYESSRSQ; from the exons ATGTGGCATCCACCACAAGGTGTGCATGGAGAAAGAATGCATCCACCAAATAAATTAATAGCAGTGGCAATAGATAAAGATAGAGGAAGTCAAATTGCTCTAAAATGGACAGTTGATCATCTTTTAGCCAGAGGCCAAACAGTTCTTTTGATCCATGTCAAACTTAAACAATCTGCTACTTCCACTGGTCAATCCACTCCTACAA CTTGCTTGGACCTCGACTGTCCCATGGATTACTTGCTATCTGATCTCACCGAGACATGTGACACAG AGTCAAACCAGATTTCTGATGAAGCTGGATCGGGAAATAGTGAATTGGATCCGCAGACAAAGGAACTGTTTCTTCCTTTCCGAGTATTTTGTACACGGAAAGAT GTACAATGTCATGATGTTGTGTTAGACGACACGGATGTGGTCAAAGCAATTGTTGAGTATGTGAATCGGACAGGAATAGAGGTATTGATTCTTGGTGCTACAACAAGAGGCGGTCTTCTCAG ATTTAAAGCGAAAGACATTCCAGGAGGCATTTTAAAAGGGGTTCCTGATTTCTGTACTGTACATGTCATCTCCAAATCTGCAAAGATCGCATCTACACGTGCTGCTTCTCGCCCTGCGCCTTTTGTCCATCCACTACGTCACCAGTTAATGCAGCCGGCCAGCACCAAATTTGCTCCTTTTGAAGGTTCAACACCCTCTGCTGCTAGTTCAAGAG GTCCTTTTTCAGGAGGTCCGAAGCCTGTTTGTGATCCGCCACCATCTACCCTTCAAAGTGACACAATGAATATCAA GTCGCCGTTCACCCACAGGAAAGGTCCTAATGGAAAACCATATGAAATCTCTTTGCCAGATACTGACATATCATATGTCAGTTCTGGTAGGCCAAGCATCGACAACATTTATTCTTCATTTTCCGATGGCTATGATGGTGGTGGACCGACTCCTCCTCGGCTTTCAGGCTTTTCAGATTTTGAGACCCAAAGTTTTGATTCCACACAGTTTGGGCGGAGATCAGTGGACACCCTGACTCCACCTGAACTATCACATTCATCGATCGAGAGTGATAGACCATCAGTCTCCCAAGGACCAGTA GATGATATGGAAGCAGAAATGAGAAGGCTAAAGCAGGAGCTTAAGCAGACAATGGAACTATATAGCACGGCTTGCAGGGAAGCGCTTACAGCAAAACAAAAG GCGATGGAACTCCAGCGCTGGAAACAGGAAGAACAACGACGATTAGAAGAGGCACGTTTAGCCGAGGAAGCTGCTTTGGCACTTGCCGAGAAGGAAAAGGCAAAGTCAAGAGCAGCCATTGAGCATGCAGAGGCAGCTCAGCGGCTTGCAGAACTAGAAGCTCAAAAGAGAATCAGCGCAGAAATGAAAGCTCTAAAAGAAGCAGAAGAGAAGAATAAGATACTGAATAAGCTTACGAACTCTGATTTCAGGTACAGAAAATATACAATTGAGGAGATTGAATCTGCAACAGACTACTTTGCCCAAACTCGTAAAATTGGAGAAGGAGGCTATGGGCCGGTGTATAAGTGCTACCTCGATCATACGCCTGTTGCAGTTAAGGTCCTCCGTCCTGATGCAGCTCATGGAAGACAACAGTTTCAGCAAGAG GTTGAAGTCCTGAGCTGCATAAGACATCCTAATATGGTGCTTCTTTTAGGAGCCTGTCCGGAATATGGATGTTTGGTTTACGAGTATATGTCCAATGGAAGTTTAGAAGACCGTTTATTCCACCGAGGAAAGACGCCACCGCTCTCTTGGCAGCAGAGGTTTCGAATTGCTGCTGAAATAGCGACTGGTCTGCTTTTCCTACACCAGAGCAAACCTGAGCCACTAGTGCACCGTGACTTAAAGCCAGGGAATATTTTGCTGGATCGCAACTTTGTGAGTAAGATTAGTGATGTCGGCTTAGCCCGTCTTGTCCCTCCATCAGTAGCAGATACTGTCACTCAATATAGAATGACATCAACGGCTGGAACTTTCTGCTATATAGACCCTGAATATCAGCAAACCGGCATGCTTGGTGTAAAATCGGATGTATACTCCTTAGGGATCATATTCTTGCAGATTTTAACAGCTAAGCCGCCAATGGGATTGACTCATTATGTTGATAGGGCAATTGAGAAAGGGACTTTCAATGAAATGCTTGATCCAGCTATTCCTGATTGGCCAGTCAATGAGGCTTTGAGTCTTGCCAAGTTATCGCTACAATGCTCTGAGCTAAGGCGAAAAGACAGACCGGATCTTGGCAAGGTCGTTTTGCCACAATTAGAAAGATTGAGAGCACTTGCAGAAGATAACACATGCCCATCACTTATGTACAATTCCAATTTTTCACCCAATCACAGCCAAGTTTCCCTCTCCCGG GACAACTTAAGTTACCCAAATACAATGCCGTCAAGCTACGAGAGCTCGAGGAGCCAATAA